Proteins from a genomic interval of Cucumis melo cultivar AY chromosome 7, USDA_Cmelo_AY_1.0, whole genome shotgun sequence:
- the LOC103502464 gene encoding RCC1 domain-containing protein RUG3, mitochondrial isoform X2, whose product MYFLRSPRFLTTNLPRCRHFSSLFGSPPSPSGSSKVPFLYNHDSPEETHPNNAGTTAILQLLSWGRGSSGQLGGGIEEIRLYPSPIANLIVPHIHTLALTPGQLPSFSGENQDCGDADSFEVGISCGLFHSSLLVNGKIWIWGKGDGGRLGFGHENPVFVPTLNPRLESVRCIALGGLHSVALNSLGQVFTWGYGGFGALGHSVYHRELVPRLVEGSWRGRIKHIATSGAHTAAITESGEVYTWGRDEGDGRLGLGPGRGPNEGGGLSIPCRVKALPAPVAAVSCGGFFTMALGVDGKLWNWGANTNFELGRGNKIGGWEPKPVPSLEDTPIIQIVCGGYHSLALTDDGKVLSWGYGGHGQLGHSSIQNEKVPRVIDALADQRVIYIACCGSSSAAITAEGKLYMWGNAKDSLLGVPGLPETQTSPVEVKFLTEDDGLGPCNVLSVAVGASHAMCLVLRRDRM is encoded by the exons ATGTACTTTCTTCGATCACCCCGCTTTTTGACAACCAATCTCCCTCGTTGCCGAcatttctcttctctttttggGTCTCCTCCATCGCCGTCCGGTTCGTCAAAAGTTCCCTTCCTTTACAACCACGATTCTCCCGAAGAAACGCATCCGAACAATGCTGGAACCACCGCTATTCTCCAGCTGCTCTCGTGGGGCAGAGGTTCTTCCGGTCAGCTCGGTGGCGGCATTGAAGAAATTCGTTTGTATCCTTCTCCCATAGCCAATTTGATTGTTCCCCATATTCATACTCTCGCCCTAACCCCAGGTCAGCTTCCGTCATTCTCCGGCGAGAATCAAGATTGTGGGGATGCTGATTCGTTTGAGGTCGGTATTTCTTGTGGGTTGTTTCATTCTTCTTTGCTTGTTAATGGGAAAATCTGGATTTGGGGTAAAGGCGACGGCGGCCGTCTTGGTTTTGGTCATGAGAACCCTGTCTTTGTTCCCACTTTGAATCCTCGCTTAGAGAGTGTTCGTTGCATTGCTCTTGGGGGTCTGCATTCCGTTGCGCTCAACTCTCTTGGGCAGGTTTTCACTTG GGGTTATGGTGGTTTTGGTGCGCTTGGACATTCTGTTTATCACAGAGAACTGGTCCCTAGATTGGTAGAAGGCTCATGGAGAGGCAGGATTAAGCACATTGCAACTAGCGGGGCCCATACTGCAGCAATCACAGAATCAG GCGAAGTCTATACCTGGGGCCGAGATGAAGGAGATGGTAGATTGGGCCTTGGTCCAGGTCGAGGCCCAAATGAAGGAGGAGGATTGAGTATTCCTTGCAGAGTGAAAGCATTGCCTGCACCTGTTGCTGCTGTATCCTGTGGTGGTTTCTTCACAATGGCTCTAGGAGTGGATGGGAAGCTTTGGAATTGGGGAG CAAACACCAACTTCGAGCTTGGTAGAGGCAATAAGATTGGTGGTTGGGAACCAAAACCTGTTCCTAGTCTTGAAGATACACCCATCATTCAGATAGTTTGTGGTGGATACCACTCACTTGCATTAACCG ATGATGGAAAAGTGCTTTCCTGGGGTTACGGAGGACATGGCCAATTGGGTCATTCTTCaatacaaaatgaaaaagtacCCAGAGTGATTGATGCTCTAGCTGACCAGCGAGTGATCTATATTGCCTGTTGTGGTTCCTCTTCAGCCGCTATAACAG CTGAGGGTAAATTGTACATGTGGGGAAATGCTAAGGATTCTCTATTGGGTGTTCCTGGGCTGCCAGAGACACAAACATCTCCCGTGGAGGTCAAATTTCTAACGGAAGATGATGGGTTGGGTCCCTGCAATGTCTTATCAGTTGCCGTTGGTGCGTCTCATGCAATGTGCTTGGTCTTAAG GAGAGACAGGATGTAA
- the LOC103502467 gene encoding 36.4 kDa proline-rich protein, whose amino-acid sequence MGMKLSAISLFLFLFFNLSSLLNTLACDCDKSPSNPPSPKPKHPPHHKPPHYPPKPPKSPPYKPPKSPKSPPPYKPPTVKPPPPYIPKPPTVKPPPPYVPKPPTVKPPPPYVQPPVAKPPPPPSPPPPVVYPSPPPPPPVYVPVPPSPPLKPAPVVPSPSTPCPPPPPKPETCPIDTLKLGACVDLLGGLIHIGIGDRTKQTCCPVLEGLVDLDAAVCLCTTIKAKLLNINLIIPIALQVLIDCGKHPPSGFQCPNY is encoded by the coding sequence atGGGGATGAAGCTCTCCGCCATTTcccttttcctcttcctcttcttcaacctctctTCTCTTCTGAACACTCTCGCTTGTGATTGTGACAAATCCCCATCTAACCCTCCTTCCCCTAAACCCAAACATCCGCCCCACCACAAACCGCCCCATTACCCCCCTAAACCCCCCAAGTCTCCGCCTTACAAACCCCCAAAATCTCCAAAATCCCCTCCTCCCTACAAACCCCCCACTGTCAAACCACCTCCCCCGTACATCCCAAAACCACCCACCGTAAAACCACCTCCTCCCTACGTCCCCAAACCCCCCACCGTCAAACCCCCTCCCCCTTACGTCCAACCCCCCGTTGCTAAACCCCCACCGCCGCCGTCCCCTCCGCCTCCAGTCGTATACCCATCACCGCCTCCCCCTCCTCCAGTGTATGTTCCCGTGCCGCCTAGTCCACCATTAAAGCCAGCGCCAGTTGTTCCATCGCCATCGACGCCATGTCCTCCGCCGCCGCCGAAACCGGAGACATGCCCCATTGACACGCTGAAGTTGGGAGCGTGTGTGGACTTGTTGGGTGGGTTGATCCATATCGGAATTGGTGACCGTACGAAACAAACTTGTTGCCCTGTTCTTGAAGGACTAGTGGACTTGGATGCGGCAGTTTGTTTGTGTACCACCATTAAAGCTAAGCTTCTTAATATTAACCTTATCATTCCCATTGCCCTTCAAGTCCTTATCGATTGTGGGAAACACCCTCCCTCTGGTTTCCAATGCCCTAATTACTAA
- the LOC103502466 gene encoding proteasome subunit alpha type-4, with amino-acid sequence MSRRYDSRTTIFSPEGRLYQVEYAMEAIGNAGSAIGILSKDGVVLVGEKKVTSKLLQTSTSTEKMYKLDDHVACAVAGIMSDANILINTARVQAMRYTYAYQEPMPVEQLVQSLCDTKQGYTQFGGLRPFGVSFLFAGWDKNYGFQLYMSDPSGNYGGWKAAAIGANNQAAQSMLKQDYKDDISREEAIQLALKVLSKTMDSTSLTSEKLELAEVFLSPSGNVKYQVCSPESVSKLLVKSGLTQPTAEAS; translated from the coding sequence ATGTCTAGAAGATATGATAGTCGAACAACAATATTCTCTCCAGAAGGCCGTCTTTACCAGGTTGAATATGCAATGGAGGCAATTGGAAATGCAGGTTCTGCAATTGGGATATTATCTAAAGATGGAGTTGTTTTGGTAGGTGAAAAAAAGGTAACTTCCAAACTCCTACAGACCTCAACTTCCACAGAGAAGATGTACAAACTTGATGATCATGTTGCATGTGCTGTGGCTGGAATAATGTCTGATGCAAACATTTTGATCAACACTGCAAGAGTTCAAGCCATGCGATACACTTACGCTTACCAAGAGCCAATGCCTGTCGAGCAACTAGTTCAATCCCTTTGTGATACAAAGCAAGGCTACACTCAGTTTGGCGGTCTACGTCCCTTCGGTGTTTCATTTCTGTTTGCAGGATGGGACAAAAATTACGGCTTTCAACTATACATGAGTGACCCAAGTGGAAACTATGGTGGTTGGAAAGCTGCTGCAATTGGTGCAAACAACCAGGCAGCACAGTCAATGCTCAAACAAGATTACAAGGATGACATCAGTAGGGAAGAGGCCATCCAGCTTGCACTTAAGGTGCTTAGCAAAACCATGGACAGCACAAGTCTTACTTCAGAAAAACTTGAATTAGCTGAGGTTTTTCTTTCACCTTCTGGCAATGTCAAGTATCAAGTGTGCTCACCTGAGTCTGTAAGCAAGTTGTTGGTGAAGTCCGGTTTGACTCAGCCAACAGCTGAGGCTTCCTAA
- the LOC103502464 gene encoding RCC1 domain-containing protein RUG3, mitochondrial isoform X1, which translates to MYFLRSPRFLTTNLPRCRHFSSLFGSPPSPSGSSKVPFLYNHDSPEETHPNNAGTTAILQLLSWGRGSSGQLGGGIEEIRLYPSPIANLIVPHIHTLALTPGQLPSFSGENQDCGDADSFEVGISCGLFHSSLLVNGKIWIWGKGDGGRLGFGHENPVFVPTLNPRLESVRCIALGGLHSVALNSLGQVFTWGYGGFGALGHSVYHRELVPRLVEGSWRGRIKHIATSGAHTAAITESGCLYRCYFRQKNDIWDGTGRYVYQQLKGEVYTWGRDEGDGRLGLGPGRGPNEGGGLSIPCRVKALPAPVAAVSCGGFFTMALGVDGKLWNWGANTNFELGRGNKIGGWEPKPVPSLEDTPIIQIVCGGYHSLALTDDGKVLSWGYGGHGQLGHSSIQNEKVPRVIDALADQRVIYIACCGSSSAAITAEGKLYMWGNAKDSLLGVPGLPETQTSPVEVKFLTEDDGLGPCNVLSVAVGASHAMCLVLRRDRM; encoded by the exons ATGTACTTTCTTCGATCACCCCGCTTTTTGACAACCAATCTCCCTCGTTGCCGAcatttctcttctctttttggGTCTCCTCCATCGCCGTCCGGTTCGTCAAAAGTTCCCTTCCTTTACAACCACGATTCTCCCGAAGAAACGCATCCGAACAATGCTGGAACCACCGCTATTCTCCAGCTGCTCTCGTGGGGCAGAGGTTCTTCCGGTCAGCTCGGTGGCGGCATTGAAGAAATTCGTTTGTATCCTTCTCCCATAGCCAATTTGATTGTTCCCCATATTCATACTCTCGCCCTAACCCCAGGTCAGCTTCCGTCATTCTCCGGCGAGAATCAAGATTGTGGGGATGCTGATTCGTTTGAGGTCGGTATTTCTTGTGGGTTGTTTCATTCTTCTTTGCTTGTTAATGGGAAAATCTGGATTTGGGGTAAAGGCGACGGCGGCCGTCTTGGTTTTGGTCATGAGAACCCTGTCTTTGTTCCCACTTTGAATCCTCGCTTAGAGAGTGTTCGTTGCATTGCTCTTGGGGGTCTGCATTCCGTTGCGCTCAACTCTCTTGGGCAGGTTTTCACTTG GGGTTATGGTGGTTTTGGTGCGCTTGGACATTCTGTTTATCACAGAGAACTGGTCCCTAGATTGGTAGAAGGCTCATGGAGAGGCAGGATTAAGCACATTGCAACTAGCGGGGCCCATACTGCAGCAATCACAGAATCAGGTTGTTTATATCGATGCTATTTTAGACAGAAAAATGATATATGGGATGGGACGGGACGTTATGTTTATCAACAGCTAAAAG GCGAAGTCTATACCTGGGGCCGAGATGAAGGAGATGGTAGATTGGGCCTTGGTCCAGGTCGAGGCCCAAATGAAGGAGGAGGATTGAGTATTCCTTGCAGAGTGAAAGCATTGCCTGCACCTGTTGCTGCTGTATCCTGTGGTGGTTTCTTCACAATGGCTCTAGGAGTGGATGGGAAGCTTTGGAATTGGGGAG CAAACACCAACTTCGAGCTTGGTAGAGGCAATAAGATTGGTGGTTGGGAACCAAAACCTGTTCCTAGTCTTGAAGATACACCCATCATTCAGATAGTTTGTGGTGGATACCACTCACTTGCATTAACCG ATGATGGAAAAGTGCTTTCCTGGGGTTACGGAGGACATGGCCAATTGGGTCATTCTTCaatacaaaatgaaaaagtacCCAGAGTGATTGATGCTCTAGCTGACCAGCGAGTGATCTATATTGCCTGTTGTGGTTCCTCTTCAGCCGCTATAACAG CTGAGGGTAAATTGTACATGTGGGGAAATGCTAAGGATTCTCTATTGGGTGTTCCTGGGCTGCCAGAGACACAAACATCTCCCGTGGAGGTCAAATTTCTAACGGAAGATGATGGGTTGGGTCCCTGCAATGTCTTATCAGTTGCCGTTGGTGCGTCTCATGCAATGTGCTTGGTCTTAAG GAGAGACAGGATGTAA
- the LOC103502465 gene encoding LRR receptor-like serine/threonine-protein kinase GSO1: MAATPFSLPFFLHLLLLSLSSLSLHFHPAIAITTADLQALKAIRNSLTDLPFRRSSSVTPGFFSTWDFSSPDPCFSFSGVVCDLDRVTILSLGTGRSDSPGLAGSLPTAISDLSELTQLILFPGIVTGPIPPQLGRLRNLRVLSLTSNRLTGVIPNTLSALLHLHTLDLSHNQLTGIIPPTLTRLPELKILILSSNQLSGEIPTDISSPLLHLDLKSNKLNGILPVLPVSLRYMSLSENSLWGPLHNGLDSLSELVFLDLSVNRFTGPIPFSLFTRSSLSSLFLQRNFLSGEVPPPPPDPTTTAVYGAGSIVDLSHNNLTGEMSAIFAGVETLFLNNNRFTGSVPAEYVKSVSSGSTTTLYLQHNFISEFPLEPGTVLPDTAALCLSYNCMDPPVEVQSCPASAGAPLSRPPWQCPLLKSP, translated from the coding sequence ATGGCTGCCACTCCCTTTtctctccctttctttctcCACCTCctccttctttctctctcttctctctccctTCACTTTCATCCCGCCATTGCCATCACCACCGCCGACCTCCAAGCTCTCAAGGCCATTCGAAACAGCCTCACCGATCTCCCCTTCCGCCGGAGCTCTTCCGTTACTCCTGGATTCTTCTCCACCTGGGACTTCTCCTCCCCTGATCCCTGCTTCTCCTTCTCCGGCGTGGTCTGCGATCTGGACCGTGTCACAATTCTCTCCCTCGGTACTGGCCGCTCCGATTCCCCTGGACTTGCTGGGTCCCTTCCGACTGCCATTTCCGACCTCTCTGAACTCACCCAACTCATCCTCTTCCCCGGCATTGTCACCGGTCCGATCCCACCGCAACTGGGCCGCCTTCGTAACCTCCGTGTTCTCTCTTTAACTAGCAATCGTCTCACTGGCGTAATTCCGAACACCCTCTCTGCTCTTCTCCATCTCCACACTCTTGATCTCAGCCACAACCAGCTCACAGGAATCATCCCACCGACACTCACTAGACTTCCCGAACTCAAAATCTTAATTCTGTCGTCGAATCAATTATCCGGCGAAATTCCAACCGACATTTCGTCCCCTCTCCTTCACCTTGACTTGAAATCCAACAAATTAAATGGTATCCTTCCGGTGTTGCCGGTTTCTCTCCGGTACATGTCGCTATCGGAGAACTCGCTGTGGGGCCCTCTTCACAACGGACTTGATTCTCTATCGGAGTTAGTGTTTCTCGACTTGAGCGTGAACCGATTCACTGGGCCCATCCCATTCTCTCTCTTCACACGctcttctctctcctctcttTTTCTCCAACGGAACTTTCTCTCCGGCGAGGTCCCACCTCCCCCACCCGACCCCACAACCACCGCGGTGTACGGCGCAGGATCCATCGTCGATTTGAGCCACAACAATCTTACCGGAGAGATGTCGGCAATTTTCGCCGGCGTCGAGACACTGTTCTTAAACAACAACCGGTTCACCGGATCAGTACCAGCGGAGTATGTGAAGAGCGTCAGCAGCGGCAGCACCACTACTCTGTATCTACAACACAATTTCATATCGGAGTTCCCGTTGGAACCTGGTACGGTTTTGCCAGACACGGCCGCGCTTTGTTTGTCTTATAATTGCATGGATCCACCGGTGGAGGTTCAGTCTTGCCCTGCCAGCGCCGGTGCGCCGCTGTCTCGGCCGCCGTGGCAGTGTCCTTTGCTAAAAAGCCCATGA